In the genome of Lathyrus oleraceus cultivar Zhongwan6 chromosome 4, CAAS_Psat_ZW6_1.0, whole genome shotgun sequence, the window gggtcatttgatgcatagatgaaaccatgtctttacattaacttgctaatccatttgcttattgttactaactactaattactaactcctaacatttacattattgcactttatttttttttgcaatttattttattgttcattttatttcatttactttatgtttatgttcactaactactaacttctaacatttatattattgcactttattttttttgcaatttattttattgttcactttatttcaagtattttatgtttatgtttattgttatctaactatatcatttacattatgctaatttatttactaccttattatcttattaaataaaagaggaataaaaacaaaagaaagggaacaaatcacttttttttaaaatattaatagatggacttaaggttgcataactttctttgttacaaatctattgttagttgattttttaatcatcttcaatactttgcatcaatgataagttatcccttaatgtgtcatattttaagtctttttggCCTAAAAAAATAGTCTTAAAAAATGTTCTTTTTTGTATATGctactaaccactaattatacttcattaattttgtttatcattaacccttgttattgtgattttggtattattgacttatatttgttttatatcatttatattcactaaccattattattgtgatattatttctttatcttgtaatttacttttatgtcattactttgtaatttacattaaagtactcatcatcatcatcattgtacaaattcatcatgcatgtttatttacttgtcatttattttataatcatcaaacattaaaaacaagacaaacatgataaaatgataagacaaaaatattcattccactcttaatcaacttggacttagaggatttcattttaggacccttgcttggaggtctttcccttatctttgtgatactttgtaaatgttggattttatttgtaacttacattcatgttgtaagaatggcatcatggcaccaccttagggggacatgtttgtaagaccattatcctttgtttagcttaggtcacttttgcacacaaaagactttctcttgggctaccttacaatgagactctttaatttcttgttggttactttgcattcatgttgcataagccaaatttcataatcaaaataaaataaacccttgattcaacgtcaagtggaattttcttagccaaattcaaaaatacttaataattacgattattattgtgtgccatgagccttaagtggtggagagtgagtgagaatggagcattcctacccttactctgattattttggacgcaagacgcgtgacttgttgtctagaataatcacctccgcccatagactttagtacaatataatcacaaacactcatttcataaaacccttattcaaggtaaaaataatacaactcatcaaactcatttttgtgccttagggcatcatcccgaaaacccttttttcaaaggtaaaatcaaccaacacacaaatattttctactccgaactacggagctctgattcctcatccccgaatgagtgatatgtaggcacaagggccacaatccttggcgaggactataataacaaaaacaccccccttcttttttcacacattcttttgaaaataaaacaataatagataaatcccatgtatgtaaaacaacccaaatggttcccatggagtaccatggacgtaaggggtgctaataccttccccttatgtaaccgacttccgaacccaaatctcggttgcgagaccgattctttattctcttttagcgcttcccgaCGTGTCTCTcttccgagggttttatcgactatttcccctctcctctgagagaggtaaactaaataaaattcggtggcgactcttctgactttgcctctctttggcattctctttagtcccggtttcgttatcgtgaaatcctggtagcgacaactggcgactctgctggggaccaaaattccctaagcaagtctagcctagtttgggttgtttcCTCTTTTACGTACGTGGAGATTTATCTGTTATCTACTTTTTCTGTATATATTGCTTTCTTTGCTAACCTGTGtatattttctttgtttaccTGTTGGTCCGAAACCCTGACTTTGTGACGAAGAATttttggaagcaataatgattgcaaaaGAAAAAACCTCGTGTGAAGGACTCCGCACCCAAGTCTGAGAGtttgcttgagataggagaggttaAGTAGTATTAATCcgcgaggtgccttcctcgttagggtcgtacgagaacctcacttagtggtagattctcttaaggggattgatgaccgtcgtgctttcggcgtaagcatcttttcttttactagagtcaatgaccctaagaccccttttagaacctttaaaactatggctagcctagaccgatggtcgcgtagtataggccaccgaggttccttcctcgtaagggtcgatacgaagatctcacttagagtagatgactttgatggagcagtcgcatggcaagtaaattgacataagcggctgATAGTCAAGGAAATCCATGATTCTAGGGGCAGTGTCTTACTCCCAATTTTCCAAAAGCCTTAGATCACAcaaagcgagaaccttggtttacTAAGCAGTCATTATTAACTCCATGCTTCGTCACGATGGGCCAAAACCATGAACCCATGCCTAAAATCCTTTGAAATAATaaaccaatcattcattcatacattcattcatcatcaaaataataagcaaAGCTCTTAAAATTTTCGTTTTGTTCGGACGCAGAATTACAAGACTATTTTCCGACGCAATCATGGATACTTCAACAAGGAAAAGCACTTCTTCTTTCTGCTTCAAGAGTCCCGATATCAGGTCATTAAAGGTCCTCTGTTCAAAGGTCGTAGCTCTCAAAGACAACAAGTTTAGAGCCAATTTTAGGAACATCGTAGATCTTCTAACCGAGAAGGTTGACTATTGTGCTATCACTACAATGTCCCAATACTATGACGtccctttaagatgcttcactttccccgacttccaaatctctccaaccTTGGAAGACCTTGAGAGACTCCTCAATCGACCAATCAAGGAATACAGCCTTTTCCCGAAATTGGAAGAAGGATTCTGTTTGACCAAACTCTCACTCACCTTGGGTATCAACACCAACAAACTAGTGGACAATTGGGGCGTTAAAGGATCCCTCAAAGGTTTAACTCAAAAGTTCCTAGAAGCCCATACTTGGGAAATGATTAAAGAAGGAAGACCCGACTTTTGTAGTGTAACCTTGACACTTTTGATTCATGGAATTATCCTCTTCCCAAATCTGGACAAGTTCATGGATCAATTAGCAGTTGAAGTCTTTTTAACAAAGAATCCGGTGCCTTTTTTACTTGCCGATTTCTACCATACCTTCCATACAAGGCATGAGAAGAAGGGAGGTACTTACCTTTGTTGCTCTCCTATGCTACATCTTTGGATGAGGGCCTGCATGCCTCAAAGTGGACCTTTCACCGAAAACAAACTGACATGGCCACAAAGGTTCGCATCTCTCTCTGCCAACTCAATTCTATGGTACAAAAGGGAATGTGATATAAAGGATGTCATCGCAAGATGTGGAGAGTTCTCTAACGTACCCTTGATAGGAAcacaaggttgcatcaactacaaccctgctatACTCAAGAGACAACTAGGGTACGCCATGACAAGTCCCCCCGAGGAAAGAGATTTCATTCCATTTGTCATCAATACCGTGGATCCGCTTGATTCAAACGTGAAAAGAGTGAGAAAAGCTTGGACAAGCATAGTCCGTATTGACCATGAATGGGGCAAGAAAAACatcctagccaaggaaccctactaTGTGTGGGTAAAAGAGAGGGCTAGGGTGGTTAAGATGCCGTTTCTATTTGATCCTTCTTCATTCCCGTTGATGCCCGAGCCCGAGCCTGTCCTACAAGAGGACATGGACAAACTTACCAGCCAAATCAAAGAGCTTGAGTTAGAAAACATTCAACCAAGAGTCGAACTCAATCGCGCCAAGGAACGTAACCACGTCTTGGAGGATAAGGGTAAACAAGTCTGTGAAAAATTTGAAGATAGCAAGAAAAGGCTCCGATTAGCTGAGGGACAGAGAGTTTGGGTTGGTGGAGCTTTACAAGGAGCTAATTCTGAGCTTGACTTCCGCAACGAGGAGTTGGATCGAGCATCCCGAATCATCAAGGACCTTGAAAATACTGCCGAGAGGTCTAATGCCATGAAGAAAGAAGCGAGGGAAGATTACGAGGCCCAGATTCTTGAACTAAGGACCACTCTAAAAGAGTATAAGGATTTTCTAGCCAAGGAGCAACTAGAGAAAGAAAAGATTCACCGAAGCTTCATGGGTGAGCAGTTCAACCTTAGACGAGCTTGCGAGCAAATCAAGAACTTGAAGAGGGGAATTTATGACCAAGCCTATGTAGAATTGCAAAATAATTGAAGACATTGGGAAGAGCGTTGCCATGGATTCGAAGCTGCCATTATTCAAAGGGACGAAATCATCCATAATCTCCAAGCCCTTTACAAAGAATGGAGGGACAAGTACACCAACATGACAGTATTAACCAACTATTCCCTTCAAGACTTTCCTGACAAGTTGAAGGAGGCAGATCTGATCATGTGCCTAGATAATACCCCCAAAGAGGTCTACCACTTCGTCAAGTTCTGCAAAAGAACAATGTCCGAACTCATCACCGACATTGAGGCTCTCCGCAAGTCCCAAGGAGTCACTTTTAGGGTGGATATCTAGTTGGTTTATTTGCTTCCATTACTTGTATTTTGCAACTTCTATGTATTGATGTCTATTttcccttcaaaggatgaatGAAAGTTGTGATTTTTCTCTATTGTGTTTTCCTTTATTCATGATTGTGAGCGTGAATCGTCAAGTAATTTTTGCAATGAATAAACATGAATAACTAAAAAGAGCTTTCCTTTAACAaaaaaattcatgcatcatatgcatctttcgaaacacaaaaacataaaaaactcatccatccatCCATTTTTCCTTCCAGAACCACTCTCCAAAGCTGACTTTTTGGTATGATACACGAGGACGTCGACATGCTGTCATGGAGCAACTTCAAGAGAACCAGGTTGTCCTTCAGGAAGAAGTATCCCAAATGCGGTCCCAAATGCGGAAATTGATGGAGACTATTCAAGCAGTCGGAAGAGGCCAGGAGGTtatggcaaaaatgcaagaagaaatAAACCAACGTGCCAATACTACCAACCCTCCTACCCCTCCAACGGTCGAGAATCTGACTCCAGTTCCTCAAGCTGATCCTTCAATTAACATTAATGCACCCCGCGGTGTTCCAAACGAAAATCCTCGTCCTCATGCTCTTGAGACAGACGACCAACTCGATGCATTCTTCAGCCCAAGGGACACCTCTCAGGATGACGTCTTCGGTTCAGCAACCAACAAGGTGGAGAGGAAGGTAAAGGCTATCGAGGAAAAGCTCAAGGCAATGGGGAACACTGATGTTTTGGGCCTTGATGCGGCAGAAATGTGCTTAGTACCTGGGGTCATCATTCCGGCCAAGTTCAAAGTtccggactttgaaaaatataagggaaatagcGACCCTAGAATGCACATTAGGGCAAACTGCCGAAAGATGGTTGTCTATTCCAGTGATGATCaacttttaatgcattttttcCAGGATTCCCTCAGcggggcatctttggattggtacatgcaACTCGAGGGCAACCATATTCACACCTGGAGGGAAATGGCCGAAGAATTCCTCAAGCACTATCAATACAACTTTGATATGGCACCTAATCGCACGCAGTTGCAAAATCTAACTCAGAGGTCTGAGGAgtccttcaaagagtatgcccagcgATGGAGGGAATTAGCTGCTAGAGTACAACCCCCATTGCTAGAAAGAGAACTGGTAGACATGTTTATGGGAAACATGCAAGGTCCATACCTTGATAGAATGGTAGGGAACACCTCTTCGGTCTTTTCCGACCTGGTCTTAGCCGGTGAAAGGATAGACAATATGATCAAGATGGGAAAGATCCAGAACTCTGCCAGTGCTTCTAGTGCATCGAAGAAACCTTTTGTTCCTTATGGTAAAAAACGAGAAGGCGAGACCAATGCTGCCTCCATCATTCGAACAAGAAATCCCACTTATCCACAGGTAGCCACCATAGCTCCCGTCCAACCAAGTCAACAACAACCATTTACAATTCCTGTTCAAACTCAACAGCAACAACGatatcaacaacaaccgcaacatcaacaaccacaatatcaacaacaacaaaggatGCGAAGGCCCGAGAGAAGATTTGACCCAGTTCCCATGCCTTATAGCCATATTCTACCATATTTATTGAGGGGATCACTTGTACAAATAAGGGAGTTAGGACCCCCACCAGCGGTTCTTCCTCCCGGTTATGACGCAAATGCCCGCTGTGAATTTCATTCTGGCGCTCCTGGGCATTCGATCGAGAATTGTAAAGCATTAAAGTACAAGGTTCAAGATCTTATTGACTCTAAGGCAATCATGTTCGCCCCCAAGGGGCCGAATGTAAATAATAACCCGATGCCCCCTCACAACAATGCATCAGTGAATATGATGGAGGCTGGCAATGGAAGGAGATTGATGTCCTGTATGGACGAGTTAAAAACACCACTCATCGAGATCAAGAATGCTTTAATGAAGAATAATACCTTTCCCATCTGTGGTAATGACTGTGAACATTATCTGATTAACCCGCAACAATGTATAACATTAAACTTTGTCGTACAACAATTAATAAACCAAGGGATCTTGGTGGTAGACTGCCCGTCCACAAAGGAAGATGTGTCTACCCTCGAGATACCATACGACGAAGTCCCTCCTCTGCAAATTCCATATGACTTCTCTTAGTTAACTCTGTCGACAAATCCTGTTATTCCAATCGTAATAACAGTTCCCACACCATTCCCATATGTTGACACCAAGGCAGTCCCATGGATGTATGACACCTCAGTCTACATTCATGGTCAGAAGGTACAAGAAGAACCGTTGAAGTCTAGTGACCCAATGATCAATATCACCGGCACTAGCGGAGTCACGAGAAGTGGAAGGATGTTTGCACCGACACCCACTCCAATTGGAACTATCAATCCTTCAACTTCAAACAAAGGCAAACAAATTGATGGCGCTCAGCAAAGACAAGACCCCACACCTTCAAGTGAAGTAGACGAGTTCTTACGCATTATCAAGAAGAGCGATTATCGAGTAGTTGACCAGCTTAACCAGACACCCTCGAAGatctcaatgttgtctttatTAATGTGCTTGGAGGCCCATAGGGATGCTTTGGTAAAATTTCTGAGGACAGCTCACGTGCCGCAAGAGATATCTGTTTGTCAGTTTGAAGGAGTAGTTAACAATATCGCTACTAGATTAAGCTTGGGTTtcagtgatgaagagcttcccgccgaggggaggaatcataacaaggctctc includes:
- the LOC127137602 gene encoding uncharacterized protein LOC127137602, encoding MDTSTRKSTSSFCFKSPDIRSLKVLCSKVVALKDNKFRANFRNIVDLLTEKVDYCAITTMSQYYDVPLRCFTFPDFQISPTLEDLERLLNRPIKEYSLFPKLEEGFCLTKLSLTLGINTNKLVDNWGVKGSLKGLTQKFLEAHTWEMIKEGRPDFCSVTLTLLIHGIILFPNLDKFMDQLAVEVFLTKNPVPFLLADFYHTFHTRHEKKGGTYLCCSPMLHLWMRACMPQSGPFTENKLTWPQRFASLSANSILWYKRECDIKDVIARCGEFSNVPLIGTQGCINYNPAILKRQLGYAMTSPPEERDFIPFVINTVDPLDSNVKRVRKAWTSIVRIDHEWGKKNILAKEPYYVWVKERARVVKMPFLFDPSSFPLMPEPEPVLQEDMDKLTSQIKELELENIQPRVELNRAKERNHVLEDKGKQVCEKFEDSKKRLRLAEGQRVWVGGALQGANSELDFRNEELDRASRIIKDLENTAERSNAMKKEAREDYEAQILELRTTLKEYKDFLAKEQLEKEKIHRSFMGEQFNLRRACEQIKNLKRGIYDQAYVELQNN
- the LOC127137603 gene encoding uncharacterized protein LOC127137603, with the protein product MEQLQENQVVLQEEVSQMRSQMRKLMETIQAVGRGQEVMAKMQEEINQRANTTNPPTPPTVENLTPVPQADPSININAPRGVPNENPRPHALETDDQLDAFFSPRDTSQDDVFGSATNKVERKVKAIEEKLKAMGNTDVLGLDAAEMCLVPGVIIPAKFKVPDFEKYKGNSDPRMHIRANCRKMVVYSSDDQLLMHFFQDSLSGASLDWYMQLEGNHIHTWREMAEEFLKHYQYNFDMAPNRTQLQNLTQRSEESFKEYAQRWRELAARVQPPLLERELVDMFMGNMQGPYLDRMVGNTSSVFSDLVLAGERIDNMIKMGKIQNSASASSASKKPFVPYGKKREGETNAASIIRTRNPTYPQVATIAPVQPSQQQPFTIPVQTQQQQRYQQQPELGPPPAVLPPGYDANARCEFHSGAPGHSIENCKALKYKVQDLIDSKAIMFAPKGPNVNNNPMPPHNNASVNMMEAGNGRRLMSCMDELKTPLIEIKNALMKNNTFPICGNDCEHYLINPQQCITLNFVVQQLINQGILVVDCPSTKEDVSTLEIPYDEVPPLQIPYDFS